A segment of the Actinomyces sp. oral taxon 171 str. F0337 genome:
GCGCCGCGAAGCGAGAACGGCACGGCCTGCGCGGGTGGACATGCGCTTGCGGAAGCCGTGCACCTTGGCACGACGACGGTTGTTCGGCTGGTAGGTCCGCTTGCTCACGGGCTTAACTCCTGCTTGAGGTGATCGGAACAGTGCATCGCGAGGTTCGCGGCACTGTCGCTCGTGCGGCTGCCCCATGGATCGGGACCTGACTCCGCGCGAACGTCTGCAACAGCCTACGTTTGGCCCTCTTGCCGGTCAAACGAATGTGGCCGACTGTGACCACTGTGACCGATGGCGTCATCCACAACCTCTTCACACGTCATCCACAACCAGGGTCGGCCCATATCCACCGCTGTGGGAAGAACTCCGTCCACAACCTTGCGGATATGTGGATAACTCACTGATCTGTGTGTATCTTCTCAGAAGCCCCGTCAATGACGACACATCTGTCATTCCGTGGGCTCGCAACACATGATCGGAGCCACTCGCACCTACTTTTTTCAGAGTTTATTCTGAACGTTGTCTGTGAGTCATCGCTCTCTGTGTCCCCAGGTGTGGACAAGGCTGTGGAGAACCAGCATGATGGGACGCCCGGTCAGACCTTCCGGTTCGCCAGTTCCACACAACCCTGTCATCATCGACACAGGACCCGGCCGGCGTCGGTCGGGCTGCATTCACCGGGTTCATCAACCATTCCGATCAGGAGTCCGTC
Coding sequences within it:
- the rpmH gene encoding 50S ribosomal protein L34, translating into MSKRTYQPNNRRRAKVHGFRKRMSTRAGRAVLASRRRKGRVRLAA